From the Prunus dulcis chromosome 4, ALMONDv2, whole genome shotgun sequence genome, one window contains:
- the LOC117624590 gene encoding 3,5-dihydroxybiphenyl synthase-like has product MSVSKIEAKSPAAILAIGTANPANCYYQQDYPDFLFRVTNSNHMTELKDRFKRICEKSNVKKRYLHITEEILKANPNICRYKATSLDPRQDMMIPEVPKLGKEAALKAIEEWGQPISNITHLIFCTSSCVDMPGADFQLVKLLGLDPSVNRFMIYQQGCFAGGTALRLAKDVAENNPGARVLVVCCEITAMFFQAPTESHVDVLVGQALFADGASALIVGANPDPKINERQVYEIMSTRETIVPYSEHGVVVHVREMGCEYYLSPDVPKLVDANIEEIFVKLFSEIDGINNDWNSLFYCIHPGGPAILDKVEEKLGLNEEKLRATRHVLREYGNMGAPSVFFILDEMRKKSMEKGKATTGEGLEWGVLIGIGPGLTVETVVLRSVHIAAC; this is encoded by the exons ATGTCTGTGAGTAAGATTGAAGCCAAGAGTCCGGCGGCAATACTAGCCATTGGGACGGCAAACCCAGCCAACTGTTACTACCAACAAGATTATCCTGATTTCCTATTCCGAGTTACCAATAGTAACCATATGACAGAATTGAAAGACAGGTTCAAGCGCATAT gtgaaaaatcaAACGTAAAGAAGCGTTATCTTCACATCACGGAAGAGATCCTAAAGGCAAACCCAAACATATGTCGCTACAAGGCAACCTCACTGGATCCACGTCAGGACATGATGATTCCAGAGGTACCCAAGCTTGGCAAGGAAGCGGCATTGAAGGCCATCGAAGAGTGGGGCCAGCCCATTTCAAACATCACACATCTCATCTTCTGCACATCTTCCTGCGTCGACATGCCTGGCGCCGACTTTCAACTCGTCAAGCTCCTCGGCCTTGACCCCTCTGTCAACAGATTCATGATCTACCAACAAGGCTGCTTCGCTGGTGGGACTGCCCTACGTCTTGCCAAGGACGTCGCAGAAAACAACCCTGGTGCACGCGTTCTGGTGGTGTGCTGTGAGATCACAGCTATGTTTTTTCAAGCACCCACTGAGAGCCATGTGGATGTTTTGGTAGGACAGGCTTTGTTTGCAGATGGTGCGTCGGCTTTAATTGTTGGTGCCAATCCTGACCCCAAAATCAACGAACGCCAGGTGTATGAGATTATGTCAACGAGAGAGACTATTGTCCCATACTCGGAGCATGGCGTGGTGGTACACGTGCGTGAAATGGGTTGCGAGTATTATCTTTCACCAGATGTGCCAAAGTTGGTTGATGCAAACATTGAGGAGATTTTCGTAAAATTGTTTAGCGAAATTGATGGGATAAATAATGATTGGAACTCGTTGTTCTATTGCATCCACCCTGGTGGACCGGCCATTTTAGACAAGGTTGAAGAAAAACTGGGTCTGAATGAGGAGAAGCTGAGAGCAACCAGGCATGTATTGAGGGAGTATGGGAACATGGGAGCTccatctgttttttttattctcgATGAGATGAGGAAGAAGTCAATGGAGAAAGGAAAAGCCACGACTGGTGAAGGGCTGGAATGGGGTGTTCTGATTGGGATCGGGCCAGGGCTAACCGTGGAGACTGTTGTACTGCGTAGTGTCCACATTGCTGCCTGCTAA
- the LOC117625533 gene encoding uncharacterized protein LOC117625533 — translation MAKAMLHEKNMPYSLWAEAVHTAVYLLNCSPTKALENITPFEAYSGRKPGYRVFDPFTKKLVLSRDVVFDESMTWNWKAHTDTQDQSKTEIDFSLHEVTEVDNNCASPCSSPQAQEQERNIHDTAEITKPYDHTAVKWRSINNILAQCNLCIVEPEKPSDKQVIGVKWVFKTKLNLDGSVQKNKARLVAKGYVQKPGIDYNETFAPVARLDTIRTLIALAAQKGWKLYQLDGKSAFLNGKLQEEVYVEQPEGFVIQGKEDRVYRLHKALYGLK, via the exons ATGGCCAAAGCAATGCTTCATGAGAAGAATATGCCTTACTCTCTATGGGCAGAAGCTGTTCACACAGCTGTGTATCTCTTAAATTGTTCACCCACCAAGGCACTGGAAAATATCACTCCATTTGAAGCATATAGTGGCAGAAAACCAG GGTACAGGGTATTTGATCCTTTCACTAAGAAGTTGGTTCTGTCAAGAGATGTTGTGTTTGATGAAAGTATGACCTGGAACTGGAAAGCGCATACAGATACTCAAGATCAATCTAAAACTGAGATTGATTTCAGTCTACATGAAGTAACAGAAGTAGACAACAATTGTGCTAGTCCTTGCAGCTCTCCTCAAGCTCAAGAACAAGAGAGAAATATCCATGACACTGCTGAGATCACTAAACCTTATGATCATACAGCAGTTAAGTGGAGAAGCATAAATAATATTCTGGCACAATGCAATCTCTGCATTGTGGAGCCAGAGAA ACCAAGTGACAAACAAGTTATTGGAGTGAAATGGGTGTTCAAGACCAAATTGAATCTAGATGGTTCAGTGCAAAAGAACAAGGCAAGATTGGTTGCTAAGGGATATGTGCAGAAACCAGGAATTGACTATAATgagacctttgctccagttgctAGATTGGACACAATCAGGACCTTAATTGCTCTTGCTGCACAAAAGGGCTGGAAGTTATATCAACTAGATGGCAAGTCAGCATTCTTGAATGGAAAGCTGCAAGAAGAAGTGTATGTTGAGCAACCTGAGGGATTTGTGATTCAAGGCAAAGAAGATAGAGTTTATAGACTGCACAAGGCTCTTTATGGGTTAAAATAG